The region GCCGCTGAGGCATGCGGTGGCTTCAAGGATTGCGGCTGCCAGATCTCCCAAACAGGAGGCGCGGGATGCGCATCGGACGGATCCTGACCGAAAACGGCCCTCAATTCGTGATCGTTGAGGCGGATCAGCTGTATGCGCTGGCTGGCGATCCGTTCCGCGGAGAGCTTTCCCGTGGGAAGCCCCTGGACCATGCAGCCGCCCGGGCATGGCTTGCACCCTGTGTCCCCTCTAAGATTATCGCAGTGGGCCGGAATTACATCGAGCACGCCCGCGAGCAGAAAGCGGAGGTTCCGCCGGAGCCCCTCATTTTCCTCAAACCCCCCAGCGCGGTGATCGGGCCGGGGAGCCCCATCCGGATCCCCCCGCAATCCCAGCGGGTGGAACACGAAGCGGAGCTGGCCGTTGTGATCGGACGCCGGGGGAAGGACATCCCGGAGCACCAGGCATGGGCCTATGTGCTCGGCGTGACATGTGGGAACGATGTGACCGCCCGGGACCTGCAGCAACGGGACGG is a window of Thermoflexus sp. DNA encoding:
- a CDS encoding fumarylacetoacetate hydrolase family protein — its product is MRIGRILTENGPQFVIVEADQLYALAGDPFRGELSRGKPLDHAAARAWLAPCVPSKIIAVGRNYIEHAREQKAEVPPEPLIFLKPPSAVIGPGSPIRIPPQSQRVEHEAELAVVIGRRGKDIPEHQAWAYVLGVTCGNDVTARDLQQRDGQWTRSKGFDTFCPLGPWIVTHLSPEEISNAEIICRVNGEVRQHGNTRAMVFPIPTLIAYISSVMTLEPGDVILTGTPAGVGPLRPGDWVEVEIPGIGTLRNPVEG